The following proteins are encoded in a genomic region of Drosophila willistoni isolate 14030-0811.24 chromosome 3R, UCI_dwil_1.1, whole genome shotgun sequence:
- the LOC6650068 gene encoding uncharacterized protein LOC6650068: protein MNALIAIISIFAVVCFAPHHVVEAEQKAADLSTDEAQNDGEIRIYKRLIPADVLRDFPGMCFASTRCATVEVGKSWDLTPFCGRSTCARSDEDSSKLLELVEDCGPLPLANDKCKLDTAKTNKTAPFPYCCPTFTCEPGVKLEYPEVGKEDDKKLA from the exons atgaatgcTCTGATCGCAATTATTTCGATCTTTGCTGTTGTGTGTTTTGCCCCCCATCATGTCGTAGAGGCCGAGCAAAAAGCTGCCGATCTTTCCACAGATGAAGCTCAAAACGATGGCGAAATCAGAATATATAAACGGCTTATTCCTGCTGACGTGCTCAGAG ATTTTCCGGGCATGTGCTTTGCCTCTACTCGTTGTGCTACAGTGGAAGTAGGGAAATCGTGGGACTTAACTCCATTCTGTGGTCGTTCAACATGCGCACGAAGTGATGAAGATTCATCCAA GCTTCTAGAGCTCGTTGAGGACTGCGGCCCGTTGCCTCTGGCCAATGACAAGTGCAAATTGGACACTGCCAAAACGAATAAAACAGCCCCATTTCCCTACTGCTGCCCCACCTTTACTTGTGAGCCAGGTGTTAAATTGGAATACCCAGAAGTTGGAAAGGAGGATGACAAGAAATTGGCTTAG